From Blastochloris viridis, one genomic window encodes:
- a CDS encoding TonB-dependent siderophore receptor has product MRVEADFNKSVRFAAVLLAGTMLSGVVIATARAQSTELAPITVEGQRGDEDAGNDGGAANGGGAGTGARGPANGIVAERSISGTKTDAALIETPQSITVVTRQQMEAQGAKSVAEALRYEPGVVSETRVGDRFDNVFIRGFGGFGANANYLHFWDGLRLPRGVSYAMPSIDPYLLERVEVLRGPASVLYGQNNLGGMVNLISKRPTEVPFREIMVGIGDPKLLQFGFDVGGPVDSDGKLLYRIIGLGRNADTDVNYTESERRLIAPSFTWRPNADTTLTLYASYDHDPNSFQQNWLPALGTLQANPNGQIPRSFFSGNPFYNGHDREQSAIGYEFEHSFNDVWTVRQNLRYIHVDSDFKALPATGFATGSTCGAGTTANLCLARTSTHYIESFDAAAVDTHAQAKFDTGPLRHTVLAGLDYQWSSADAVYGTGAATYINYLNPVYTPIVEPALTSRTDQSRTQLGLYTQDQMRLENWAFLLGVRHDWAKADSQVTGAVSNHAEPSDQATTWRAGATYLFENGLAPYASYSTSFEPTLGTDYTGSPFVPTTGEQYEIGLKYEPHWFPGMVMVSLFDITQQNVLTSDSSHRSSIYPLCSAAGIYCQMQLGEVNSRGVEVSTKMTPLQGLDVIAAYSYTDIRVAKSPVVTSGIPIEGKVPIGVPDHTASLWVDYTLQAGPMRGLGFGGGVRYVGQSYGDAINSDAMVVPAYTLFDLGVHYDFAEMSPDLKGWKAAVNIANVADKQYVSACASATQCFYGSGRVVMGKLTYRW; this is encoded by the coding sequence ATGCGCGTGGAGGCCGACTTCAACAAGTCCGTACGGTTTGCCGCGGTTTTGCTAGCAGGAACGATGCTGTCCGGCGTCGTGATCGCAACCGCACGGGCCCAGAGCACCGAGCTTGCCCCCATCACCGTCGAGGGTCAGCGCGGCGACGAGGACGCCGGCAATGATGGTGGTGCGGCAAATGGCGGGGGCGCTGGCACCGGTGCGCGCGGCCCGGCCAACGGCATCGTGGCCGAGCGAAGCATCAGCGGCACCAAGACCGACGCCGCGCTGATCGAGACGCCGCAGTCGATCACCGTGGTGACCCGCCAGCAGATGGAGGCCCAGGGGGCCAAGAGCGTGGCCGAGGCGCTCCGCTACGAACCGGGCGTCGTCTCGGAGACCCGGGTCGGCGACCGCTTCGACAACGTCTTCATCCGCGGCTTCGGCGGCTTCGGGGCCAACGCGAACTATCTCCACTTTTGGGACGGGTTGCGGCTGCCGCGCGGCGTTTCCTACGCCATGCCCTCGATCGATCCCTATCTGCTCGAGCGCGTGGAGGTGCTGCGCGGTCCGGCCTCGGTGCTGTACGGGCAGAACAATCTCGGCGGCATGGTCAACCTGATCAGCAAGCGGCCGACCGAGGTGCCATTCCGGGAAATAATGGTCGGGATCGGCGATCCCAAGCTTCTCCAGTTCGGCTTCGACGTCGGCGGCCCGGTCGATTCCGACGGCAAGTTGCTCTATCGCATTATCGGCCTTGGCCGGAACGCCGATACCGACGTGAACTATACCGAGAGCGAGCGTCGTCTGATCGCGCCGTCGTTCACGTGGCGGCCCAACGCGGACACCACGCTGACCCTCTACGCCAGCTACGACCACGACCCGAATAGCTTCCAGCAGAACTGGCTGCCGGCGCTCGGGACCCTGCAGGCCAACCCCAACGGACAGATCCCGCGCAGCTTCTTCTCGGGCAACCCGTTCTACAACGGGCACGACCGTGAGCAGTCGGCGATCGGCTACGAGTTCGAGCACAGTTTCAACGACGTCTGGACCGTGCGTCAGAATCTTCGCTACATTCACGTCGACTCGGACTTCAAGGCGCTGCCGGCGACCGGCTTTGCGACCGGCAGCACCTGTGGGGCGGGAACGACGGCCAATCTCTGTCTCGCCCGCACCAGCACCCACTACATCGAGTCGTTCGACGCTGCGGCGGTCGACACCCACGCCCAGGCCAAGTTCGACACCGGTCCGCTACGCCACACCGTGCTGGCCGGCCTCGACTACCAATGGTCCTCGGCGGATGCGGTCTATGGCACCGGCGCAGCGACCTATATCAACTATCTGAATCCGGTCTACACCCCGATCGTTGAGCCTGCGCTCACCAGCCGGACCGACCAGAGCCGCACTCAGCTCGGGCTCTACACCCAGGATCAGATGCGTCTTGAAAACTGGGCGTTTCTGCTCGGCGTGCGGCACGACTGGGCCAAGGCCGACTCGCAGGTCACCGGCGCGGTGAGCAACCACGCCGAGCCCTCCGACCAGGCGACCACCTGGCGCGCCGGCGCGACCTATCTATTCGAGAACGGCCTTGCGCCCTATGCGAGCTACTCGACCTCGTTCGAGCCGACGCTCGGGACCGACTACACCGGCTCGCCGTTCGTGCCCACCACGGGCGAACAGTACGAGATCGGCCTCAAGTACGAGCCGCACTGGTTCCCCGGCATGGTGATGGTGTCGTTGTTCGACATCACCCAGCAGAACGTGCTCACCTCTGATTCCTCGCACAGGAGTTCAATCTATCCGCTCTGCTCCGCTGCCGGCATCTACTGTCAGATGCAGCTCGGCGAGGTCAATTCGCGCGGCGTCGAGGTTAGCACCAAGATGACGCCGCTTCAGGGCCTCGACGTCATCGCCGCCTATTCGTACACCGACATCCGTGTCGCCAAGAGTCCGGTGGTGACCAGCGGCATCCCGATCGAGGGCAAGGTGCCGATCGGCGTTCCCGACCATACCGCCTCGCTGTGGGTCGACTACACGCTGCAGGCCGGGCCGATGCGCGGTCTCGGCTTCGGCGGCGGCGTGCGCTATGTCGGCCAGTCCTACGGCGACGCCATCAACAGCGACGCCATGGTGGTGCCCGCCTACACGCTGTTCGATCTCGGAGTTCACTACGACTTCGCCGAGATGTCCCCGGACCTCAAGGGCTGGAAGGCCGCGGTCAACATCGCCAACGTGGCCGACAAGCAATATGTCTCGGCCTGCGCGTCAGCGACACAGTGCTTCTATGGCAGCGGCCGCGTCGTCATGGGCAAGCTGACTTATCGCTGGTGA
- a CDS encoding AraC family transcriptional regulator: MADIDECRPTPYFYIYVHSNGTLMTSRRLPAHVVRHGDLKAFAAGHEFRVVAPSLDDHAVLLRGEFRRERLRSGLILHTADTTDLYDLETCSVQEAGLTLSLFLDGGVTIWQGDRAFQMGRTTGDHGAIEAVMISRAQRETFRRQSMRGTHVRKVNITVLPHWLEESGLDAVADHRHAHAFSRTHLAAVRWRSSPRLLSLAEQMLAPPAFAPMLRKLYCESRAIDLITEALQVVAQSDQETDTPLRPRDLQRVRAVRDFIEAHLDDAVTLAALARHAGMSVSSLQRVFRAAQGTTVVDYVRSRKLRRAREALERDGLSVNEVAFLAGYASPANFATAFKRAFGVPPRNFRARV, encoded by the coding sequence GTGGCGGATATTGACGAGTGTCGACCTACCCCTTACTTCTACATTTATGTTCATTCGAACGGCACGCTCATGACGAGCAGACGTCTGCCGGCGCACGTGGTGCGGCACGGCGATTTGAAGGCGTTCGCGGCCGGCCATGAGTTCCGTGTTGTCGCGCCGTCTCTCGACGATCATGCGGTGTTGCTGCGCGGTGAGTTTCGGCGCGAGCGGTTGCGCTCCGGGCTGATCCTGCACACCGCCGACACCACCGATCTGTACGATCTCGAAACTTGCTCGGTGCAGGAGGCGGGCCTGACGCTGTCGCTATTTCTTGATGGGGGCGTAACGATTTGGCAGGGCGACCGGGCTTTCCAGATGGGTCGCACCACTGGCGATCACGGAGCGATTGAGGCGGTCATGATCTCACGCGCCCAGCGTGAAACGTTCAGGCGCCAGTCGATGCGCGGCACTCACGTCCGCAAGGTCAACATCACGGTGCTGCCGCACTGGCTGGAGGAAAGCGGACTGGACGCGGTCGCCGATCATCGCCACGCCCACGCCTTCAGCCGCACCCATCTCGCCGCGGTGCGCTGGCGCTCGTCCCCGCGACTGCTTTCGCTCGCCGAACAAATGCTGGCCCCGCCAGCATTCGCACCGATGCTGCGCAAGCTCTATTGCGAGAGCCGGGCCATCGATCTCATCACCGAGGCGTTGCAGGTCGTCGCTCAATCGGATCAGGAGACAGACACACCGTTACGGCCACGCGACCTTCAGCGCGTGCGCGCGGTGCGCGACTTCATCGAGGCACACTTGGACGATGCGGTGACGCTTGCCGCGCTCGCCCGCCACGCTGGCATGAGTGTCAGTTCGCTGCAGCGTGTTTTCCGCGCTGCCCAAGGAACGACGGTGGTCGACTACGTGCGCAGTCGCAAGCTCAGGCGGGCGCGCGAGGCGCTGGAGCGGGACGGCCTTTCGGTGAACGAGGTGGCGTTCCTGGCTGGTTACGCGAGCCCGGCCAATTTCGCGACGGCGTTCAAGCGGGCCTTCGGTGTCCCGCCTCGGAATTTCCGCGCCCGCGTGTAG
- the arfB gene encoding alternative ribosome rescue aminoacyl-tRNA hydrolase ArfB: MIRVTASLELDPREIEESFVRAAGPGGQNVNKVATAVELRFDALRSPSLPAPVITRLLKLAGRRATKDGVVVLTAQRFRTQDANRTDALERLLDLIRRATVEPKRRRPTRPSAGAVKRRLETKAKSGTTKRLRRRPEPD, encoded by the coding sequence ATGATCCGCGTCACCGCCAGCCTTGAACTCGACCCACGCGAGATCGAAGAGAGCTTCGTGCGCGCGGCCGGGCCGGGTGGTCAGAACGTCAACAAGGTCGCGACCGCGGTCGAGCTGCGGTTCGACGCGCTGCGCTCGCCCTCGTTGCCGGCGCCGGTGATCACCCGCCTGCTCAAGCTCGCCGGGCGGCGCGCCACCAAGGACGGCGTGGTGGTGCTGACCGCCCAGCGGTTCCGCACCCAGGACGCCAACCGCACCGACGCGCTCGAGCGCCTGCTCGACCTGATCCGCCGTGCCACGGTGGAGCCCAAGCGCCGGCGGCCGACCCGGCCGAGCGCGGGCGCGGTCAAGCGGCGGCTGGAGACCAAGGCGAAATCGGGCACGACCAAGCGGCTCCGTCGCCGGCCGGAACCGGACTGA
- a CDS encoding MBL fold metallo-hydrolase, producing MTRSDTKPALKVAVVPVTAFQQNCSIVMCTATGRAAVVDPGGDLDAIAEALAELKVTVERIVLTHGHIDHAGGAAELAEALGVPVEGPHQDDQFLLDGIATQASLFGLTGARPVTPDRWLSEGDRVTVGELAFDVLHIPGHSPGSVALIDAEDRFALVGDILFRGSVGRTDFPYGDHAALISGIKTKLFALGDDLVCLPGHGPATTIGEERASNPFLG from the coding sequence ATGACACGCTCCGACACGAAGCCCGCGCTCAAGGTCGCGGTGGTTCCGGTCACTGCATTCCAGCAGAACTGCTCGATCGTGATGTGCACGGCCACCGGCCGTGCCGCGGTGGTCGATCCCGGCGGCGACCTCGATGCCATTGCCGAGGCGCTGGCGGAACTCAAGGTCACGGTCGAGCGCATCGTGCTCACCCATGGCCATATCGACCACGCCGGCGGCGCCGCCGAGCTGGCGGAGGCGCTCGGGGTGCCGGTCGAGGGACCGCACCAGGACGACCAGTTTCTGCTCGACGGCATCGCCACCCAGGCCAGCCTGTTCGGCCTCACCGGCGCCCGGCCGGTGACGCCCGACCGCTGGCTGAGCGAGGGCGACCGCGTCACCGTTGGCGAGCTGGCGTTCGACGTGCTGCACATTCCCGGGCACAGCCCCGGTTCGGTCGCGCTGATCGACGCCGAGGACCGCTTCGCACTGGTCGGCGACATCCTGTTCCGCGGCTCGGTCGGCCGCACCGATTTCCCTTACGGCGACCACGCGGCGCTGATCAGCGGGATCAAGACCAAGCTGTTCGCGCTCGGTGACGATCTGGTGTGCCTGCCCGGCCATGGCCCGGCGACCACCATCGGCGAGGAGCGCGCGAGCAACCCGTTCCTCGGCTGA
- a CDS encoding HesA/MoeB/ThiF family protein translates to MVTSPLSADEVERYARHIVLREVGGPGQQALKRARVLVVGAGGLGSPLLLYLAAAGVGALGILDDDTVALSNLQRQVLHATADVGRAKTASAAAAIARLNPHVAVTANAVRLTPANARDLVRGWDVVADGSDNFTTRYAVSDACCLEQRPLVTAALGAFDATITTLRPFETGPDGEPNPTYRCLFPEPPPPGAVPSCAEAGVLGALAGVAGSLMALEVIRAVVGFGTPLVGRLLMIDSRAMRFETLSYRWDPDNPLTGRAVTAPGGGPA, encoded by the coding sequence ATGGTCACATCGCCGCTGTCCGCCGACGAAGTTGAGCGTTACGCCCGTCATATCGTGCTGCGCGAGGTGGGCGGGCCTGGGCAACAGGCGCTCAAGCGGGCGCGCGTGCTGGTGGTCGGCGCCGGCGGCCTCGGCTCGCCGCTGCTGCTCTATCTTGCGGCGGCGGGCGTCGGCGCGCTCGGCATCCTCGACGACGACACCGTCGCGCTGTCCAACCTGCAGCGTCAGGTGCTGCACGCCACCGCGGACGTCGGGCGCGCCAAGACCGCCAGCGCCGCCGCCGCCATCGCCCGGCTCAACCCGCATGTTGCGGTAACCGCGAACGCGGTACGGCTGACGCCGGCCAATGCGCGCGATCTCGTGCGCGGCTGGGACGTGGTCGCCGACGGCTCGGACAACTTCACCACCCGCTATGCGGTGTCGGACGCCTGCTGCCTGGAGCAGCGGCCGCTGGTCACCGCCGCCCTCGGCGCGTTCGATGCCACCATCACCACGCTGAGGCCGTTCGAGACCGGGCCGGACGGCGAGCCCAACCCGACCTATCGCTGCCTGTTTCCGGAGCCGCCGCCGCCCGGCGCGGTGCCGAGCTGCGCCGAGGCCGGGGTGCTCGGCGCGCTGGCCGGCGTCGCCGGCAGCCTGATGGCGCTGGAGGTCATCCGCGCCGTGGTCGGGTTCGGCACGCCGCTGGTCGGCCGGCTGTTGATGATCGACAGCCGGGCGATGCGGTTCGAGACGCTGTCGTATCGCTGGGACCCCGACAATCCGCTGACCGGCCGCGCCGTCACCGCGCCGGGCGGCGGACCGGCCTGA
- a CDS encoding NAD-dependent epimerase/dehydratase family protein has protein sequence MRCSPAADAILVTGAAGFIGSAVVAGLAATGRPVRAGVRGARIPRVLPPSATPTPCDLDAAAAVRAAVAGVGLVVHAAVGAPAKMAAQCATLLDAMTAAGTTALIYLSSVAVYGGRTGAIDETTPPAPLDAYGAAKAGCERLVRAWADAEPHRRALILRPGIVYGTGSRFWIDKLAERIAVGAWGRFDAAQGRAALVHVDDVVALIGVAAERLTAAETDPRLRCATLNVVGPDTPRWNGYFAALAARIGTPELRRIGRGELWLRQAGLMAKIWRRLGLPGGRRLALAPLPGEIALFARDASYATAAATDLLGFTATIGLAEGLARTAVPHPAG, from the coding sequence ATGAGGTGTTCGCCCGCTGCCGACGCCATCCTCGTCACCGGCGCTGCCGGTTTTATCGGCTCGGCGGTGGTCGCCGGCCTCGCCGCGACAGGGCGGCCGGTGCGCGCCGGCGTTCGCGGCGCGCGGATACCGCGCGTGCTGCCGCCGTCGGCAACGCCGACACCCTGCGATCTCGACGCCGCCGCCGCGGTGCGCGCCGCCGTCGCGGGCGTCGGCCTCGTCGTTCATGCCGCGGTGGGGGCGCCGGCCAAGATGGCGGCGCAGTGCGCCACCCTGCTCGACGCCATGACCGCCGCGGGCACCACCGCCCTGATCTATCTGAGCTCGGTCGCGGTCTATGGCGGCCGCACCGGCGCCATCGACGAGACCACGCCGCCGGCGCCGCTCGACGCCTACGGCGCCGCCAAGGCCGGTTGCGAGCGGCTGGTCCGCGCCTGGGCCGACGCCGAGCCGCACCGCCGGGCGCTGATCCTGCGCCCCGGCATCGTCTACGGCACCGGCAGCCGGTTCTGGATCGACAAGCTCGCCGAGCGGATCGCCGTCGGGGCGTGGGGGCGGTTCGACGCCGCGCAAGGCCGCGCCGCGCTGGTGCACGTCGACGACGTCGTGGCGCTGATCGGCGTCGCGGCGGAACGGCTGACCGCCGCCGAGACCGACCCCAGGCTGCGTTGCGCCACCCTCAACGTGGTGGGCCCGGACACGCCGCGCTGGAACGGGTATTTCGCCGCGCTGGCGGCCAGGATCGGCACGCCGGAGCTGCGCCGAATCGGCCGGGGCGAGCTTTGGCTAAGACAGGCGGGGCTGATGGCGAAGATCTGGCGCCGGCTCGGGCTGCCCGGCGGGCGACGCCTGGCGCTGGCGCCGCTGCCCGGCGAGATCGCGCTGTTCGCCCGCGATGCCAGCTATGCCACCGCGGCGGCGACCGACCTGCTCGGGTTTACCGCGACCATCGGGCTCGCCGAAGGGTTGGCGCGCACGGCGGTGCCGCATCCCGCCGGCTGA
- a CDS encoding oligosaccharide flippase family protein, with the protein MSAETKSGTGPGTRLIGWVGWAGLDALGRLVLLTGSTVVFSRYLAPSDFGITALVLTVVAVAAVFVGMPFEEALAQRRVLRKAALEAALAASWLVGLVLLALSIAGGWLLAEAYGEPDMRLLLPVAMLTIFFSGHSDIVTALARRHRRFNEVAIATLVGNLIGVATSILMVVLGFGLWSLIAQRVVIAAARAVVLQLRLGIVVVPRWSSSQLKSLGRFAGLTFFDRLVDNVTFLVFNNVVGAIYGVTVLGYVNMSMRFIEPIRGAIAATGHNLAFFFFASAQRDIAELKRRAETVVSQAALVSTPVFIGMAAVLPVLLPIVAGPGWDEAVDIAVCLALGSAIVIPARLIYTALSAIARPEYSVVANVAAFAATVAVLVGASGLGPISVGLSRIAGDATQVAVAIGLRPRHLVWSRTGRLMALLPAWLLAGAMGLAVWAAATALPALNAALTLALLVLLGVAIYLLLLAVFARPALRSLIALVRARRANPTEVRP; encoded by the coding sequence GTGAGTGCGGAAACCAAGTCCGGGACCGGACCGGGCACGCGCCTGATCGGCTGGGTCGGCTGGGCCGGGCTCGACGCGCTCGGCCGGCTGGTGCTGTTGACCGGCAGCACCGTGGTGTTCTCGCGCTATCTGGCGCCGAGCGATTTCGGCATCACCGCGCTGGTGCTGACGGTGGTGGCGGTCGCCGCGGTGTTCGTCGGCATGCCGTTCGAGGAGGCGCTGGCGCAGCGCCGGGTGCTGCGCAAGGCCGCGCTCGAGGCGGCGCTGGCGGCGTCGTGGCTGGTCGGCCTGGTGTTGCTCGCGCTGTCGATTGCCGGCGGATGGCTGCTCGCGGAGGCCTATGGCGAGCCGGACATGCGGCTGCTGCTGCCGGTGGCGATGCTGACGATCTTCTTCAGCGGCCATTCCGACATCGTCACCGCGCTGGCCCGCCGCCACCGCCGCTTCAACGAGGTCGCCATCGCCACGCTGGTCGGCAACCTGATCGGCGTCGCGACGTCGATCCTGATGGTGGTGCTCGGCTTCGGCCTGTGGTCGCTGATCGCGCAGCGCGTCGTCATCGCCGCGGCGCGGGCGGTGGTGCTGCAACTGCGGCTCGGCATCGTCGTCGTACCACGATGGTCGTCGTCGCAGCTGAAAAGCCTCGGCCGCTTCGCCGGGCTGACCTTCTTCGACCGGCTGGTCGACAACGTCACCTTCCTGGTCTTCAACAACGTCGTCGGCGCCATCTACGGCGTCACCGTGCTCGGCTACGTCAACATGTCGATGCGGTTCATCGAGCCGATTCGCGGCGCCATCGCCGCGACCGGGCATAATCTAGCATTCTTCTTCTTCGCGTCCGCCCAGCGCGACATCGCCGAGCTGAAGCGCCGCGCCGAGACGGTGGTGTCCCAGGCCGCGCTGGTCAGCACCCCGGTGTTCATCGGCATGGCGGCGGTGCTGCCGGTGCTGCTGCCGATCGTCGCCGGGCCTGGCTGGGACGAGGCGGTCGACATCGCGGTGTGCCTGGCGCTCGGCAGCGCCATCGTGATCCCGGCCCGCCTGATCTACACCGCGCTGTCGGCCATCGCCCGCCCGGAATACAGCGTCGTCGCCAATGTTGCCGCGTTCGCCGCCACCGTGGCCGTCCTGGTCGGGGCGAGCGGGCTGGGGCCGATCAGTGTCGGGCTGTCGCGCATCGCCGGCGATGCGACGCAGGTGGCGGTGGCGATCGGGCTGCGGCCGCGCCACCTGGTCTGGTCGCGGACCGGGCGGCTGATGGCACTGCTGCCAGCGTGGCTGCTGGCCGGCGCAATGGGACTCGCGGTGTGGGCCGCCGCCACCGCGCTGCCGGCACTGAACGCCGCCCTCACCCTCGCTTTGCTGGTGCTGCTCGGGGTGGCGATCTATCTCCTGTTGCTCGCCGTGTTTGCACGGCCGGCACTCCGCAGCCTGATCGCGCTGGTCCGCGCCCGCCGCGCCAACCCGACCGAGGTCCGCCCATGA
- a CDS encoding DUF3126 family protein, producing the protein MDAKEISKLDRYLKRLFNNAGVKVRARPQKKDSAELYIGDEFVGVLFRDDEDGDLSYNLQIAILDSDLD; encoded by the coding sequence GTGGACGCAAAAGAAATTTCCAAGCTCGACCGCTATTTGAAGCGCCTTTTCAACAATGCCGGCGTCAAGGTACGTGCGCGACCCCAGAAGAAGGACTCGGCCGAGCTCTATATCGGCGACGAATTCGTCGGCGTGCTGTTCCGCGACGATGAGGACGGCGACCTGTCCTACAATCTGCAGATTGCCATTCTTGATTCGGACCTCGATTGA
- a CDS encoding cupin domain-containing protein, whose protein sequence is MKKTLADIAPRTATLYPPPLDAITAGRTKYALGNAFGLDQFGVNLTELAPGAASALRHWHAAEDEFVFVLAGEITLVDDAGAQVLQAGEFVGFKAGVANAHHFVNRTAATARYLEVGTRAPHSDTVHYPDHDLLAAPGPDGRRRLLHNDGTPY, encoded by the coding sequence ATGAAGAAGACGCTGGCCGACATCGCGCCGCGCACCGCGACGCTCTATCCGCCACCTCTCGACGCCATCACCGCCGGCCGCACCAAATACGCCCTCGGCAACGCCTTCGGGCTCGACCAGTTCGGCGTCAACCTCACCGAGCTTGCCCCCGGCGCCGCCTCCGCGCTCCGGCATTGGCACGCGGCCGAGGACGAGTTCGTGTTCGTGCTGGCCGGCGAGATCACGCTGGTCGACGACGCCGGGGCGCAGGTGCTGCAGGCGGGCGAGTTCGTCGGCTTCAAGGCCGGGGTGGCGAACGCCCACCACTTCGTCAACCGCACCGCCGCGACGGCGCGCTATCTCGAGGTCGGCACGCGGGCGCCGCACAGCGACACCGTCCACTATCCCGACCACGACCTGCTCGCCGCGCCCGGCCCCGACGGTCGGCGCCGGCTTCTCCACAATGACGGCACGCCATACTGA
- a CDS encoding 2-hydroxyacid dehydrogenase, whose product MPAKTKPLVIVTRALPAAVETRLRELFDARLNDDDHPMSQAELAAAVASADVLVPTVTDRIDTAVLSHAGPNLKLIASFGTGVDHIDVQVAMSRGITVTNTPGVLTDDTADMTMALILAVPRRLVEGLEVLQHGEWPGWAPTWMLGRRIAGKRLGIVGMGRIGSAVARRARAFGMQIHYHNRRRLPAVVEQSLEATYWESLDQMLARVDIVSVNCPHTPATYHLLSARRLKLLKKDAYIVNTARGGVVDEAALIRMVEAGELAGAGLDVFENEPALNPKLIKLARAGRIVILPHMGSATLEGRIDMGEKVIVNIKTFIDGHRPPDRVLLSML is encoded by the coding sequence ATGCCGGCCAAGACAAAGCCCCTGGTCATCGTCACGCGCGCGCTGCCCGCGGCGGTCGAGACGCGCCTGCGCGAATTGTTCGACGCCCGCCTCAACGACGACGACCATCCGATGTCGCAGGCCGAGCTGGCCGCGGCGGTGGCGAGCGCCGACGTGCTGGTGCCCACGGTGACCGACCGGATCGACACCGCCGTGCTGTCGCACGCCGGGCCGAACCTGAAGCTGATCGCCAGCTTCGGCACCGGCGTCGACCACATCGACGTGCAGGTGGCGATGTCGCGCGGCATCACCGTGACCAACACCCCCGGCGTCCTCACCGACGACACCGCCGACATGACCATGGCGCTGATCCTCGCGGTGCCGCGCCGCTTGGTCGAAGGGCTGGAGGTGCTGCAGCACGGCGAATGGCCGGGCTGGGCGCCGACCTGGATGCTCGGGCGGCGCATCGCCGGCAAGCGGCTCGGCATCGTCGGCATGGGCCGGATCGGCTCGGCGGTGGCGCGCCGCGCCCGCGCCTTCGGCATGCAGATCCACTACCACAACCGCCGCCGGCTGCCGGCGGTGGTCGAGCAATCACTGGAGGCGACCTACTGGGAAAGCCTCGACCAGATGCTGGCGCGGGTCGACATCGTCTCGGTCAACTGCCCGCATACCCCGGCGACCTACCACCTGCTGTCGGCGCGGCGGCTGAAGCTGCTGAAGAAGGACGCCTACATCGTCAACACCGCCCGCGGCGGGGTGGTCGACGAGGCGGCGCTGATCCGCATGGTCGAGGCCGGCGAACTCGCTGGCGCCGGGCTCGACGTGTTCGAGAACGAGCCGGCGCTGAACCCCAAGCTGATCAAGCTCGCCCGCGCCGGCCGCATTGTCATCCTGCCGCACATGGGCTCGGCGACGCTGGAAGGCCGCATCGACATGGGCGAGAAGGTCATCGTCAACATCAAGACCTTCATCGACGGCCACCGGCCGCCCGACCGCGTGCTGCTCAGCATGCTATGA
- a CDS encoding SH3 domain-containing protein, with amino-acid sequence MRWVGVVLIGAVAVAAAGMVATKASPPARPAEEINRGTYSGLPIPRFVSLKADRVNVRGGPSREHEVVWVFTKPSLPVEITAEFETWRRIRDVDGQEGWVYHSLLSGRRTAVIAPWSKDISLALRADRSAEAGVTAHLQPGVLGLVRACRAGWCRLAGEGFDGWIQQDRLWGVYPNEVID; translated from the coding sequence ATGCGTTGGGTCGGAGTGGTGCTGATCGGGGCTGTGGCCGTTGCCGCGGCCGGAATGGTCGCGACCAAAGCCTCGCCACCGGCGCGCCCGGCCGAGGAGATCAACCGCGGCACCTATTCCGGCCTGCCGATCCCGCGCTTCGTCAGCCTGAAGGCGGACCGCGTCAACGTGCGCGGCGGCCCCTCCCGCGAGCACGAGGTGGTCTGGGTGTTCACCAAGCCCAGCCTGCCGGTCGAGATCACCGCCGAGTTCGAGACCTGGCGGCGGATCCGCGACGTCGACGGCCAGGAGGGCTGGGTCTACCACTCGCTGCTGTCGGGCCGGCGTACCGCGGTGATCGCGCCGTGGTCGAAGGACATCTCCCTCGCGCTGCGCGCCGACCGTTCGGCCGAGGCCGGCGTCACCGCCCACCTGCAGCCGGGCGTGCTCGGTCTCGTGCGCGCCTGCCGCGCCGGCTGGTGCCGCCTTGCCGGCGAGGGGTTCGACGGCTGGATCCAGCAGGACCGGCTGTGGGGCGTCTACCCCAACGAAGTGATCGACTGA
- the irr gene encoding Fur family transcriptional regulator Irr encodes MLPVARLRDPSLHHARTGCPFHDVRQMLKEAGLRPTRQRLALGWLLFAKGDRHISAEILHEEAQRARFPVSLATVYNTLHQFTEVGLLRELALDGSRAFFDTNVHDHHHFFLEGENELLDIPLSAVNMDKTPEPPPGYEVARVDVVVRVRRKSTS; translated from the coding sequence ATGCTGCCGGTGGCGCGGCTGCGCGATCCGTCGCTGCATCACGCGCGAACCGGCTGTCCGTTCCACGACGTTCGCCAGATGCTGAAGGAAGCCGGCCTGCGGCCGACCCGCCAGCGGCTGGCGCTGGGCTGGCTGCTGTTCGCCAAGGGCGACCGCCACATTTCGGCGGAGATCCTGCACGAGGAGGCCCAGCGCGCCCGCTTCCCGGTGTCGCTCGCCACCGTCTACAACACGCTGCACCAGTTCACCGAAGTCGGCCTGCTCCGCGAGCTGGCGCTCGACGGCTCCCGCGCCTTCTTCGACACCAACGTCCACGACCACCACCACTTCTTTCTTGAGGGGGAGAACGAGCTGCTCGACATCCCCCTGTCGGCGGTGAACATGGACAAGACGCCCGAGCCGCCGCCGGGCTACGAGGTGGCGCGGGTCGACGTGGTGGTGCGGGTCCGGCGCAAGAGCACCAGCTGA